One segment of Solanum stenotomum isolate F172 chromosome 1, ASM1918654v1, whole genome shotgun sequence DNA contains the following:
- the LOC125850785 gene encoding uncharacterized protein LOC125850785 gives MSGGGMESMARPTPPEDGGGINSQHGGERCGYGFHMPLHYPRYTRAEYETMPEWKVDCLLTQYGLPSNGDVNQKRKFAMGAFLWTY, from the coding sequence ATGAGCGGAGGTGGAATGGAGTCTATGGCACGGCCAACTCCGCCGGAAGATGGCGGTGGAATAAACAGCCAGCACGGCGGAGAACGGtgtgggtatgggttccatatGCCATTGCATTACCCAAGATACACACGAGCTGAATATGAAACAATGCCAGAATGGAAAGTGGATTGTTTACTTACTCAATATGGACTTCCTAGTAATGGAGATGTTAATCAAAAGAGAAAATTTGCTATGGGAGCTTTTCTTTGGACctattaa
- the LOC125850795 gene encoding arabinogalactan protein 16 codes for MAFVVSMLLAIFAMAFFTVQAQEFAPAPAPTSDGISVDQGIAYVLMLVALVLTYLIHPMDASSYNFF; via the exons ATGGCTTTTGTAGTTTCAATGTTGTTGGCTATCTTTGCCATGGCTTTTTTCACTGTTCAAGCTCAAGAATTTGCTCCTGCTCCTGCCCCTACTAGTGATG GAATATCTGTAGATCAAGGGATTGCATATGTGTTGATGCTGGTGGCTTTAGTTCTAACATATCTCATCCATCCTATGGATGCTTCTTCCTACAACTTCTTCTAA
- the LOC125850510 gene encoding mitochondrial carrier protein MTM1-like, with the protein MVGSSSTKQGLSSWIGAATATRTTVEFDKNGAVSGGDSPSHSGNFTDVNLGFGEGAISAAGAAVLSAILVNPLDVAKTRLQAQAAGVPYDSLCNLGHLNSNTVLTGVKYNSSGTRAVLGAEPTCSPDSFRYKGTLDVFYKVIRQEGFTRLWRGTNASLTLAIPSVAIYLPLYDIFRNSVEEYTLRNIPIATPYVPLVAGSLARSIACITCYPVELARTRMQAFKDTKNGVKPPGVWKTLVGVVSPVNSVNSYQNSMQTYRLLWTGLGAQLARDVPFSAICWSTLEPVRRKLLGMVGDEASATTVFGANFSAGFVAGILAASATCPLDVARTRRQIENDPERALRMTTRQTLVEIWRDGGFKGFFAGVGPRVARAGPSVGIVVSFYEVVKYCLSHRHMHRQSEGADL; encoded by the exons ATGGTTGGATCATCATCGACAAAACAAGGGTTGTCTTCATGGATTGGGGCAGCTACTGCAACAAGAACCACCGTTGAATTTGACAAAAACGGTGCCGTTTCTGGTGGGGACTCGCCTTCACATTCCGGCAACTTTACAGATGTCAATTTGGGATTCGGAGAAGGGGCAATTTCCGCCGCCGGTGCTGCTGTTCTCTCCGCCATACTCGTCAACCCTCTTGATGTTGCCAAG ACAAGGTTGCAAGCTCAGGCTGCTGGTGTACCTTATGACAGCCTGTGTAATTTGGGACATCTTAATTCTAATACA GTGCTGACAGGTGTGAAGTACAACTCCTCAGGCACTCGTGCTGTTCTTGGTGCTGAACCAACATGTTCTCCAGATAGTTTTCGATATAAAGGAACGCTTGATGTCTTTTATAAAGTAATACGTCAG GAAGGATTTACCAGACTGTGGAGAGGCACTAATGCAAGTCTAACATTGGCAATCCCTTCT GTGGCGATATATTTGCCTCTTTATGACATTTTCCGCAACTCTGTGGAAGAGTATACATTACGTAATATACCAATTGCTACACCATATGTCCCCTTGGTAGCAGGATCCTTAGCACGTTCCATTGCTTGCATCACTTGCTATCCAGTTGAGCTTGCAAGAACACGTATGCAG GCCTTCAAAGACACAAAAAATGGTGTGAAGCCCCCAGGAGTGTGGAAGACGTTAGTTGGGGTCGTTTCTCCAGTCAATAGTGTAAACAGCTATCAAAATT CAATGCAAACCTACCGCCTCCTCTGGACCGGTCTGGGGGCACAACTAGCTCGTGATGTTCCTTTCTCTGCAATTTGCTGGTCTACTCTTGAGCCA GTTAGGAGGAAGCTACTAGGCATGGTGGGAGATGAAGCAAGTGCGACGACTGTCTTTGGTGCAAACTTCTCTGCTGGATTTGTTGCAGGAATTCTTGCAGCTTCTGCTACATGTCCCTTAGATGTTGCAAGAACTAGGAGACAAATAGAG AATGATCCTGAACGAGCACTGAGGATGACCACAAGACAAACATTGGTTGAGATATGGAG GGATGGGGGATTTAAGGGGTTCTTCGCTGGAGTTGGCCCTCGAGTTGCCCGAGCTGGACCTTCAGTTGGGATTGTTGTTTCCTTCTACGAGGTGGTAAAATATTGTTTGAGCCATAGGCATATGCATCGGCAGAGCGAAGGTGCTGATCTATAG